ccccagccccagaatgctGAGAGGCAAATCCAGGCTTCCCTTGGCTAGGAAGAGTTCATGGTTGGATCCTCTTGCGATATAGGTAGGCATTGCTCACCTGATTCATAATGACCAAGCTGGTAAGGACAGGGCATAGCACAGCCAGGTACCAGGCTCCACCAGTGACAGTGGCAGTGAACCAGAGTGAGCACATGCCCAACAAGAGGCTGGTACTACCCAGCAGGTAGCCCACCAGCCCAGAAGTGGCATGGTATAGCTTGAGCTTTGCCAGGGGCCATCGGGGCAGCAGCTTGGGGTAAAGCAGCCCCACCCCACCTGAGCACTGCAGCCCTGCCCATAGCACGGCTAGCAGTCCTGCCTGTCCGTGCCGTGTAGCCAAGTGGGCTTTGCCAAGCTGCTCTTTGTGGAGGATGACAAGACCAAGGCCC
This Marmota flaviventris isolate mMarFla1 chromosome 8, mMarFla1.hap1, whole genome shotgun sequence DNA region includes the following protein-coding sequences:
- the Cyb561d2 gene encoding transmembrane reductase CYB561D2 isoform X4, whose protein sequence is MTEALLVFSPESSLLRSLSRKGRARCHWVLQLLALLCALLGLGLVILHKEQLGKAHLATRHGQAGLLAVLWAGLQCSGGVGLLYPKLLPRWPLAKLKLYHATSGLVGYLLGSTSLLLGMCSLWFTATVTGGAWYLAVLCPVLTSLVIMNQVSNAYLYRKRIQP
- the Cyb561d2 gene encoding transmembrane reductase CYB561D2 isoform X2: MALSVETESHIYRALRTASGAAAHLVALGFTIFVAVLARPGSSLFSWHPVLMSLAFSFLMTEALLVFSPESSLLRSLSRKGRARCHWVLQLLALLCALLGLGLVILHKEQLGKAHLATRHGQAGLLAVLWAGLQCSGGVGLLYPKLLPRWPLAKLKLYHATSGLVGYLLGSTSLLLGMCSLWFTATVTGGAWYLAVLCPVLTSLVIMNQVSNAYLYRKRIQP
- the Cyb561d2 gene encoding transmembrane reductase CYB561D2 isoform X3, giving the protein MRTPLLIPGLFSWHPVLMSLAFSFLMTEALLVFSPESSLLRSLSRKGRARCHWVLQLLALLCALLGLGLVILHKEQLGKAHLATRHGQAGLLAVLWAGLQCSGGVGLLYPKLLPRWPLAKLKLYHATSGLVGYLLGSTSLLLGMCSLWFTATVTGGAWYLAVLCPVLTSLVIMNQVSNAYLYRKRIQP